One genomic region from Antedon mediterranea chromosome 3, ecAntMedi1.1, whole genome shotgun sequence encodes:
- the LOC140044069 gene encoding putative methyltransferase DDB_G0268948: protein MFYSKIPLGSVVDVGCGSGQFTRSLAKHFDDVIGVDISEAQISSARRLQHLNTTYVNAFYKALIAKIKRLKLIFSRVGSGEAIPVPAESTALVTCATAAHYLDPNKFGSEIQRVLKPNGCVAIVCYELVSCRYNGEKVEELEQAFEEVFMDKTTPYMDSFYHLVRTKYADLELPFENIERDDSYTIEKDMMLSDFIGFLKSTALYQLFINANPTKPDPAIQFQQRAREILDVITPVHLLPVTMHFPVFLILARKTVSK from the exons ATGTTTTACAGCAAG ATACCTTTGGGGTCGGTTGTTGATGTTGGTTGTGGGTCAGGACAGTTTACCAGGTCACTAGCCAaacattttgatgacgtcatcggtgtAGATATTAGTGAAGCTCAAATATCATCTGCAAGAAGATTACAGCACCTGAATACAACATACGT AAATGCGTTTTACAAAGCATTAATTGCCAAAATAAAACGACTAAAACTAATATTTTCTAGAGTTGGAAGTGGGGAGGCAATACCCGTGCCGGCGGAATCGACAGCGCTGGTGACATGCGCAACGGCTGCTCATTATCTTGACCCAAACAAGTTTGGATCTGAAATTCAAAGAGTACTAAAGCCAAATGGCTGTGTTGCTATTGTTTGTTATGAGCTGGTAAGCTGTCGATATAATGGAGAAAAAGTTGAAGAACTTGAACAAGCATTTGAAGAA GTTTTCATGGATAAAACCACTCCTTATATGGACTCATTTTACCATCTAGTAAGGACTAAGTATGCCGATCTAGAACTACCATTTGAGAATATTGAAAg AGATGATTCTTATACTATTGAAAAAGATATGATGCTGTCGGATTTCATTGGGTTTCTGAAATCTACGGCATTATACCAACTGTTCATCAATGCTAATCCAACAAAACCAGATCCAGCAATTCAATTTCAACAAAG AGCTCGTGAGATCCTGGATGTTATCACGCCTGTGCATCTTCTACCAGTCACCATGCATTTTCCTGTGTTTTTGATCTTGGCAAGAAAAAcagtttcaaaataa